The following are from one region of the Stanieria cyanosphaera PCC 7437 genome:
- the gghA gene encoding glucosylglycerol hydrolase, translating to MISNSEKSISLVEEKTQQLLDWAAEIAASSATYLEKAQALVKKLGAHYLGNGLTEIGFWTPSLTGEVVEVYLEVLTPLEQIDWRAKEQRITFKRDRVYLQQQGEYLWGVVSGMRAGNREQAGSFYWLRYIDRNEQLQTIRDIVPYSLPYGIFAPAELYDLDSLQANRLDLDYFSRTGIQGEGDVPRVGDPSNILQIHVGTASAEGTFEGLTRIYQRIAEKITNHQPLTSAEENYLGYDAIQFLPIEPTIEFRDEYSPESEFFSFVCEEKEEDLVQIELSKPHTQDWGYDVPILGSSATNSTLLGSLRPDELVDFLATVHNFPTGAIQVIYDLVYGHADNQSELLISRQFLKGPNMYGQDLNHQLPIVRAILLEMQRRKINTGADGIRVDGGQDFRFFNPLSGKVEQDDAYLLAMSDIVQEINGNQRLLFTIFEDGRPWPEEGWEETSRYRELIELKPESYQWGPLIFAHNTPALKGFWERKWSRVCEVMQIGDRWITGCANHDTVRRGNQVDLEKPINWSLGKTLSEVLHNAYDNPAVTLWVYGFSPGLPMDFINATMHAPWMFFRNTDERYGVKVVSEEIGFLNWSIKPSIYQQPQFFSRLKSLGFKQLKQLQEFGKALNLLMVQCDCNLDQVVEVLKSCADSHCITEIAPLTELRRANMVRFLKKLDVERLKTFALMFMEDCYHVCNISHYETHLNSEQTKFNLTLRRFRQQHLWLRENLTPQDRFNKISSEENTIFYGVRTNPNHPTEAIAFVANLEGEATTVTLGDWLQLDLKEWQVALTSPGLNKEKDLSDLSCFELGISQALLLKRF from the coding sequence GTGATCAGCAACAGCGAAAAATCAATCAGTCTAGTTGAAGAAAAGACCCAACAACTGCTAGATTGGGCAGCAGAAATTGCAGCCTCATCTGCTACGTATTTGGAAAAAGCACAAGCACTCGTTAAAAAATTAGGAGCGCATTATTTAGGCAATGGTTTAACAGAAATTGGTTTTTGGACTCCTTCTTTAACAGGAGAAGTAGTAGAAGTATATCTAGAAGTTTTAACTCCTTTAGAACAGATTGATTGGCGTGCTAAAGAACAAAGAATTACCTTTAAGCGCGATCGCGTTTATCTGCAACAACAAGGAGAATATCTTTGGGGTGTAGTCTCAGGAATGCGGGCAGGTAATCGAGAACAAGCTGGTTCTTTTTATTGGTTGCGCTACATTGACCGAAATGAGCAATTACAAACAATTAGAGATATTGTTCCCTATTCTTTACCCTACGGAATTTTTGCTCCTGCCGAACTTTACGATCTGGATAGTTTACAAGCTAATCGCTTAGATTTAGATTATTTTTCACGAACGGGAATTCAAGGAGAGGGAGATGTGCCTCGGGTTGGCGATCCGAGTAATATTTTGCAAATTCATGTTGGTACGGCATCGGCTGAAGGCACTTTTGAGGGATTAACTCGAATTTATCAGCGTATTGCTGAGAAAATAACTAATCATCAACCTCTTACTTCAGCAGAAGAAAATTATCTTGGTTACGATGCGATTCAATTTTTACCTATTGAACCGACTATCGAATTTCGAGATGAGTATAGTCCTGAAAGTGAGTTTTTCTCTTTTGTCTGTGAAGAGAAGGAAGAAGATTTAGTTCAAATTGAATTGAGTAAACCCCACACTCAAGACTGGGGTTATGATGTTCCTATTCTGGGTTCTAGTGCAACTAATTCGACTTTATTGGGTAGTTTGCGTCCCGATGAATTAGTCGATTTTCTCGCTACAGTGCATAATTTTCCCACAGGAGCAATTCAAGTTATTTATGATTTAGTTTATGGTCATGCCGATAATCAATCTGAGTTACTGATTTCTCGTCAGTTTCTCAAAGGACCAAATATGTATGGTCAAGATTTAAACCACCAGTTACCCATCGTAAGAGCAATTTTATTAGAAATGCAGCGACGCAAAATTAATACTGGGGCTGATGGAATTCGGGTTGATGGTGGACAAGATTTTCGCTTTTTTAATCCTCTCTCTGGCAAAGTAGAACAGGATGATGCCTATTTACTGGCAATGAGTGATATTGTTCAAGAAATTAATGGCAATCAAAGGTTGCTCTTTACTATCTTTGAAGATGGTCGTCCTTGGCCCGAAGAAGGTTGGGAAGAAACCTCCCGTTATCGAGAATTAATCGAACTTAAACCCGAATCTTATCAATGGGGACCTCTGATTTTTGCTCATAATACCCCTGCTTTAAAAGGATTTTGGGAACGAAAATGGAGTCGAGTTTGTGAAGTGATGCAGATAGGCGATCGCTGGATTACTGGTTGTGCTAATCATGATACTGTACGTCGGGGCAATCAAGTAGATTTAGAAAAACCGATTAATTGGAGTTTAGGTAAAACTTTATCAGAAGTACTACACAATGCCTACGACAATCCTGCGGTGACTCTTTGGGTGTATGGTTTTAGTCCAGGATTACCAATGGATTTTATCAATGCTACTATGCACGCTCCCTGGATGTTTTTTCGTAATACTGATGAGCGATACGGAGTTAAGGTAGTTTCAGAAGAAATTGGTTTTTTAAACTGGAGTATTAAGCCTTCAATTTATCAGCAACCTCAGTTTTTTAGTAGACTCAAATCTCTAGGATTTAAACAACTCAAGCAACTACAGGAATTTGGTAAAGCATTAAATTTGCTGATGGTTCAATGTGATTGCAACTTGGATCAAGTAGTCGAAGTTCTCAAAAGCTGTGCGGATAGTCATTGCATTACTGAGATTGCGCCTTTAACTGAACTGCGTCGAGCAAATATGGTTCGATTCCTCAAAAAACTCGATGTAGAGCGTTTAAAAACCTTCGCTTTAATGTTTATGGAAGATTGTTATCATGTCTGCAATATTTCCCATTACGAAACCCACCTCAATTCCGAACAAACAAAGTTTAATTTGACACTCCGTCGTTTTCGACAACAACATCTTTGGTTAAGAGAAAATTTAACTCCTCAAGACCGCTTTAATAAAATTAGTTCAGAAGAAAATACTATTTTTTATGGAGTTCGGACAAATCCTAATCATCCAACTGAAGCCATTGCTTTTGTAGCTAACCTGGAGGGAGAAGCAACTACTGTTACTTTAGGAGATTGGTTACAACTAGATTTAAAAGAGTGGCAAGTAGCTTTAACTTCACCAGGATTAAATAAGGAAAAAGATTTATCTGATTTAAGTTGCTTTGAATTAGGTATTAGTCAAGCATTATTGTTAAAGCGTTTTTAA
- the ggpS gene encoding glucosylglycerol-phosphate synthase produces MKSSLVILYHREPYDEVVKDGKIQYLPKKSPNGILPTLKSFFADVNQGTWVAWKQVSVKQKADFQSLVNIEGEGNYNVRRIPLTPDQVKHFYHITSKEAFWPILHSFPYHFAYESSDWENFHTINRLFAEAACEEAADDALIWIHDYNLWLVPYYIRKIKPNARIAFFHHTPFPSVDIFNILPWREEIVESLLCCDVVGFHIPRYSENFVNVARSLKPVEIVQKEAVSGHLTPVGTALAEPEVVTQLRYKEQLVKIDAFPVGTNPQHILSVLKQPEAQKRLTEIKAELQGRKLIIAAGRVDYVKGNKEKLEAFGRLLDRRPDLHGKIHLVMTCVQAADGMRVYKNAQSQIEQLVGKINGRYAKLNWTPILLFTQPIPLTELLCYYKAADICWTTPLRDGLNLVAKEYIVAQEGNGGALILSEFVGAAVELPEAILTNPYSLDRMDEALDRALAMSPEEKQARMQKMYQTVTQYDVKYWADRLLDQFKHLKHETVVEKEPILV; encoded by the coding sequence ATGAAATCCTCACTAGTTATTCTTTATCACCGCGAACCTTACGATGAAGTTGTTAAAGATGGGAAAATACAATATTTACCAAAGAAAAGCCCCAATGGAATTTTACCTACCCTGAAAAGTTTTTTTGCCGATGTTAATCAAGGAACTTGGGTAGCGTGGAAACAAGTCAGTGTTAAACAAAAAGCCGACTTCCAATCTTTAGTCAACATCGAAGGAGAAGGCAACTATAACGTTAGACGTATTCCCCTCACTCCAGATCAAGTTAAACATTTTTATCACATCACATCCAAAGAAGCTTTTTGGCCAATTCTGCACTCCTTTCCTTATCATTTTGCCTACGAATCTTCTGATTGGGAAAATTTTCACACAATTAATCGTTTGTTTGCCGAAGCTGCCTGTGAAGAAGCTGCCGATGATGCTTTAATCTGGATTCATGATTACAATCTTTGGTTAGTTCCCTACTATATTCGCAAAATCAAACCAAACGCCAGAATTGCCTTTTTCCATCACACACCCTTCCCTTCAGTAGATATTTTCAATATTCTGCCTTGGCGTGAAGAAATTGTGGAAAGTCTCCTCTGTTGTGATGTGGTTGGTTTCCATATTCCTCGTTATTCAGAAAACTTTGTCAATGTTGCCCGCAGTCTTAAACCAGTAGAAATTGTGCAAAAAGAAGCCGTATCTGGACATTTAACCCCAGTCGGTACGGCTTTAGCTGAACCAGAAGTAGTTACTCAGCTACGCTACAAAGAACAATTGGTTAAAATCGATGCTTTTCCTGTCGGTACTAATCCCCAACACATTCTATCGGTTTTAAAACAACCAGAAGCCCAAAAGCGACTTACCGAAATCAAAGCGGAATTACAAGGACGCAAGTTAATTATTGCAGCAGGAAGAGTAGACTACGTTAAAGGTAACAAAGAAAAATTAGAAGCCTTTGGTCGTCTTTTAGATCGTCGTCCCGACTTACACGGCAAAATTCATTTAGTGATGACTTGCGTACAAGCTGCTGACGGAATGCGAGTGTATAAAAATGCTCAATCTCAGATCGAACAGTTAGTCGGTAAAATTAATGGACGCTATGCCAAACTCAACTGGACACCAATTCTGCTCTTTACTCAACCGATACCTTTAACTGAATTATTGTGTTATTACAAAGCAGCAGATATTTGTTGGACTACACCTCTACGAGACGGATTAAACTTAGTAGCTAAAGAATATATTGTGGCTCAAGAAGGCAATGGTGGAGCTTTGATCTTATCAGAGTTCGTTGGTGCAGCGGTAGAATTACCTGAAGCTATTTTAACTAATCCTTATTCTCTTGATCGCATGGATGAAGCCCTAGATAGAGCTTTAGCGATGTCACCAGAGGAAAAACAAGCACGAATGCAGAAGATGTATCAAACTGTAACTCAATACGATGTGAAGTATTGGGCAGATCGTTTGTTAGATCAATTTAAGCATCTTAAGCACGAAACAGTTGTAGAAAAAGAGCCAATTTTGGTTTAA